CTCGTTGCTGCTCCGCCGGGTCCTGGATGTCGGCGATCTTCGGAATGGAATCGATCAGCATGTTGGCCACCGCCGCCGCATCCGCGTCCGGCTCGGGCTCGCAGAGCTTGCCGATCTTGTACATCCTCTCGGCCGAAGGACGGTCGGTATACAGGATGGCGTCCGGTATCCCCATGAGGTAGCCGGCATAGCGCCAGACGGCGAGGACGCTGTCATACTCTTCCTTGCTGAACTTCGCGCCCAACAGCTTCGCGTACTCCAGCAAGAGTCTGGAGAACACGGAGATGGCGAAACCCAGGTGCGCGGCGCTCAACGGCGTACCCCAAGCCTCGGTGTTCCAGTCGTCGGACTTGGCCAGCAGACTCCGGATCCGCGCGTGCACGAAGCGGACCCGCGTGGACAGCTTCCATCCGTCCCCTTCCCGGTTGAGGCCGCCGGGGAAGAAGATGTCCAGGAGCTGGCGGTTGTTCTGCTGGAGCCGTCTCTTGGTGGAGCCCACCCGACCCGTGATGTAGAAGGATTTCGAGATGAGCGTGGCGAATCCCTCCACCAGCACGCCGGTGACGAACGCGATGAGCATGAGATCCACGTTGGCGTGGAAGGCGCGGACACCGGGACGAAAGGCTTGGTGGTCGAGCCATGGGGGGTCTTCGAGGTTCTCGAAGAAATCCCGCAAGGACTTCGGGGCTTCGCGCAGCACCTCGTCGTGCTGCTCGATGCCGGCCCCGACGAACCGGTGCAGGTGGCCGGGATTCATGGAGGAGAGCTCCTCCATGACCGGGTCCAGGGCGGGGTCTCCAATGGCGGTGTGGCGGATGTAGTTGTCCGCCAGCGCTTCATCGTACAGGCGACCCTTGGCGTACCCTTCGATGTAGGCAGTGGGCGGCTGCGACACGAGCTGAGCTCCGCGCTATTTCAGGCTACCTCCGCCCGACCGGCGACCTGGGCGAGAAGTTCCTTCGCCTGTCGATGGATTCCGTCGGCGGTCAAGGTGTACTTCTCGCGAAGCAGATCCTGGGGACCCTGCTCGATGTACCGGTCGGGCAACCCCAGGCATTTGGTTCGTATGTTCATGATACCTTTTTCCGAAAGAAGTTCCAAAACCGCGGAGCCGAATCCGCCCATGGCGCTGGACTCCTCCACCGTCAGGAGGCATTTCACCTCCCGTGCCACCGCGCCGATGAGGTCGCCGTCCAGCGGCTTGACGAAGCGCGCGTTGATCACCGCGGCGGAGATCCCTTCCTTTCGCAGCCGTTCCGCCGCCTCCGCCGCCTGATGGACGGTCACGCCGATGGCCACGAGCGCGATGTCCGTCCCCTCCCGCAGGAGCTCCCCCTTGCCCAGCGGCAGCGCCTGCGGCATCGGGTCCATCTCCACCCCGAGGCTCGAACCCCTGGGATAGCGCACCGCCGCGGGCCGGTCGTAGCTGACGCACGACTTGACCATGTGCTGCAGCTCGTTCTCGTCCTTCGGGGCCATCACCACCATGTTGGGCACGTGCCGCAGGTAGGCCAGGTCGAAAGCGCCGTGGTGGGTGGTGCCGTCCTCGGCCACGAGGCCGCCGCGGTCGATGCAGAGCGTCACCGGAAGGTTCTGGGTGGCCACGTCGTGGACCACCTGGTCGTACGCGCGCTGCAGGAAGGTCGAGTAGATGGGGATCACCGGCCGCATGCCTTGGGCGGCGAGTCCCGCGGCAAAGGTCACGGCGTGCTGCTCGGCGATGCCGACGTCGTAGAGACGCT
This genomic window from Deltaproteobacteria bacterium contains:
- a CDS encoding oxygenase MpaB family protein translates to MSQPPTAYIEGYAKGRLYDEALADNYIRHTAIGDPALDPVMEELSSMNPGHLHRFVGAGIEQHDEVLREAPKSLRDFFENLEDPPWLDHQAFRPGVRAFHANVDLMLIAFVTGVLVEGFATLISKSFYITGRVGSTKRRLQQNNRQLLDIFFPGGLNREGDGWKLSTRVRFVHARIRSLLAKSDDWNTEAWGTPLSAAHLGFAISVFSRLLLEYAKLLGAKFSKEEYDSVLAVWRYAGYLMGIPDAILYTDRPSAERMYKIGKLCEPEPDADAAAVANMLIDSIPKIADIQDPAEQQRVTALARRLSRALIGNELADHYQYPKTTTFGTLFMFRMKQRLQRMLKSDQLIRSGNFSQMIQISVYDEGGLSYKMPDHVHSSKSNEW